From a single Cyclobacterium marinum DSM 745 genomic region:
- a CDS encoding S8 family peptidase yields MERNFKKYFYAFLLGIFLSGYGSSYAFSGEAYLKDSLKTPDNWFLLDPIDDGIMGTGTEKAYEKLLQGKSPKATIVVAVIDSGIDIEHEDLQGKIWTNEDEIAGNGIDDDNNGYIDDVHGWNFIGGADGSQVDNDSHELTREYVRLKALYGDMKKEDVKRRNREEFEYWENVSKNFEEAKEKAASNYNMYNNMMEGFSSMADLVKEEFEVADFSLEDLANFESEDEKITAAIDMLKQMFGMIRLEDASINTILAELGKAVKHFEVQAKYAYNTDFDPRGIVGDDPDNYKEKYYGNNDPTGPDPSHGTHVAGIIAANRGNDLGIEGIADHVLIMPIRAVPNGDERDKDIANSIRYAVDNGAHVINMSFGKSYSPGKKYVDKAVKYAERKGVLLIHAAGNSSKEVTPGNNFPNRWFAKRGVSDAWIEVGASGPREDENLAAEFSNFSKEGVDLFAPGVDIYSTIPDSGYENNSGTSMAAPTVAGVAALLLAYYPDLKPTEVRKILTSSVYKVGDDKVHQPGNEELVGFGDLSQTGGIVNAYQAIKMAEELAQ; encoded by the coding sequence ATGGAAAGAAATTTCAAAAAGTATTTTTACGCTTTTTTACTGGGGATTTTTCTCAGTGGCTATGGGTCTAGTTATGCATTTTCAGGAGAGGCTTATTTAAAAGATAGTCTTAAAACTCCTGACAATTGGTTTTTATTGGATCCTATAGATGATGGGATTATGGGTACCGGTACTGAAAAAGCCTATGAAAAATTACTTCAGGGAAAGTCTCCTAAAGCTACTATAGTGGTAGCAGTTATTGATTCAGGAATAGACATAGAACATGAAGATCTCCAGGGAAAAATATGGACCAATGAGGATGAAATAGCCGGAAATGGAATTGACGATGATAATAACGGCTATATTGATGATGTACACGGTTGGAATTTTATTGGAGGAGCAGATGGTTCGCAGGTAGATAATGATTCTCATGAATTGACAAGAGAATATGTAAGATTAAAGGCCCTTTATGGAGACATGAAAAAGGAAGATGTGAAGCGCCGTAATCGGGAAGAATTTGAATATTGGGAAAATGTTAGCAAAAACTTTGAAGAGGCCAAGGAAAAAGCTGCATCGAATTACAATATGTACAATAATATGATGGAAGGCTTCTCTAGCATGGCAGACTTGGTTAAAGAAGAGTTTGAGGTTGCAGATTTTAGCTTGGAGGACTTAGCAAATTTTGAGTCCGAGGATGAAAAAATCACTGCAGCCATTGACATGCTAAAGCAAATGTTTGGCATGATCAGACTTGAAGACGCAAGCATCAATACCATCCTTGCTGAGCTTGGGAAAGCAGTCAAACATTTTGAAGTGCAGGCAAAATATGCGTATAATACAGATTTTGACCCTAGAGGAATTGTAGGAGATGATCCGGATAATTATAAAGAAAAGTATTATGGAAACAATGACCCAACAGGTCCTGACCCTTCTCATGGCACACATGTAGCAGGTATAATAGCAGCCAATAGAGGAAATGATTTAGGAATTGAAGGTATTGCCGATCATGTATTAATCATGCCTATACGGGCAGTACCAAACGGTGATGAAAGAGATAAGGATATTGCCAACTCCATCAGGTATGCTGTAGATAATGGTGCTCATGTAATCAATATGAGTTTTGGGAAATCTTATTCTCCAGGCAAGAAATACGTAGACAAAGCTGTCAAGTATGCAGAAAGAAAAGGTGTATTATTGATTCATGCAGCAGGGAATAGCTCCAAAGAAGTTACTCCCGGAAATAATTTTCCTAATAGGTGGTTTGCTAAAAGAGGAGTATCAGATGCTTGGATTGAAGTAGGCGCTTCCGGACCTAGAGAAGATGAAAATCTTGCTGCTGAATTTTCAAATTTCAGTAAGGAAGGTGTGGACTTATTTGCACCTGGTGTAGATATTTATTCTACTATTCCTGATTCGGGGTATGAAAACAATAGCGGTACGAGCATGGCAGCCCCTACTGTGGCCGGAGTAGCAGCGCTTTTGCTGGCTTATTATCCGGACCTTAAACCTACAGAAGTAAGAAAAATTCTAACTAGCTCTGTTTATAAAGTTGGAGACGATAAAGTTCATCAACCGGGAAATGAAGAATTGGTTGGTTTTGGAGATTTGAGCCAAACCGGTGGGATTGTAAATGCTTATCAAGCCATTAAAATGGCAGAAGAATTGGCACAATAG
- a CDS encoding O-acetylhomoserine aminocarboxypropyltransferase/cysteine synthase family protein, protein MSKNYRFETLQVHGGQEVDPTTNSRAVPIYQTSSYVFNSAEHGANLFALKEFGNIYTRIMNPTSDVFEKRMAALEGGVAAVATASGQAAQFLALNNFLSVGDNFVTSPFLYGGSYNQFKVSFKRIGIEARFAKSDKVDDLAAEINDKTKAIYVETIGNPEFNVPDFEAIAALAKKHDIPLVVDNTFGAGGYLCQPIKHGANIVTSSATKWIGGHGTSIGGIIVDGGNYNWGNGKFPQFSEPSEGYHGLNFWETFGDNNPLGLPNIAFAIRARVEGLRDFGPAISPFNSFLLLQGLETLSLRVQRTVDNALELAKWLEAHPKVKSVNYPGLTNSPYHATAKKYLTHGFGGVLSFEIEGDKETASNFINNLELISHLANVGDAKTLIIQPSATTHQQLSDEAQIAAGVTPSLLRISSGIEHIEDLKADLTAAFDKI, encoded by the coding sequence ATGTCTAAAAATTATCGTTTCGAAACATTACAGGTTCATGGAGGGCAGGAAGTAGACCCAACAACCAATTCAAGAGCTGTTCCTATTTATCAGACCTCCTCTTACGTTTTCAATTCTGCAGAACATGGTGCCAATTTATTTGCCCTAAAAGAATTTGGAAATATTTATACCAGGATAATGAATCCTACCTCGGATGTATTTGAGAAAAGGATGGCAGCTTTGGAAGGTGGTGTTGCAGCTGTGGCTACAGCCTCCGGACAAGCAGCACAGTTCCTAGCATTAAATAACTTCCTAAGTGTAGGAGATAACTTTGTTACCTCTCCGTTTCTGTATGGTGGATCTTACAATCAATTCAAGGTGTCTTTCAAAAGGATAGGTATAGAAGCTAGATTTGCAAAATCTGACAAGGTAGATGACTTGGCAGCAGAAATAAATGATAAAACCAAAGCCATTTATGTAGAGACTATTGGAAACCCTGAGTTCAATGTCCCTGATTTTGAAGCCATCGCAGCATTGGCTAAAAAACATGACATCCCATTGGTAGTTGACAACACTTTTGGTGCCGGAGGGTACCTGTGTCAACCAATTAAACATGGAGCTAACATAGTAACCTCATCTGCCACAAAGTGGATAGGTGGACATGGAACTTCAATTGGTGGTATAATAGTAGACGGTGGAAATTACAATTGGGGCAATGGCAAATTTCCTCAATTCTCTGAACCTTCTGAAGGATACCATGGACTTAATTTCTGGGAGACCTTTGGTGATAATAATCCTTTAGGATTACCAAATATTGCCTTCGCTATTCGCGCAAGAGTAGAAGGGCTTAGAGATTTTGGCCCCGCAATCAGTCCTTTCAACTCTTTCTTATTGTTACAAGGATTGGAAACCCTCTCTCTACGTGTACAACGAACAGTAGACAATGCATTAGAATTGGCAAAGTGGTTGGAAGCACACCCTAAAGTAAAGTCCGTGAACTATCCGGGCTTAACAAATAGCCCATATCATGCTACGGCAAAAAAATACCTAACGCATGGATTTGGAGGGGTTTTAAGCTTTGAAATTGAAGGCGATAAAGAAACAGCTTCTAATTTCATTAATAACTTAGAGTTAATCTCCCATTTGGCCAATGTTGGTGATGCCAAAACATTAATTATTCAACCTTCTGCCACCACCCATCAGCAGTTATCTGATGAAGCTCAAATTGCAGCCGGAGTGACTCCATCTTTATTAAGAATTTCTTCAGGAATAGAACATATTGAGGATTTGAAAGCAGACTTAACCGCCGCTTTCGATAAAATATAA
- a CDS encoding homoserine O-acetyltransferase family protein, which yields MNLQSPHLTIEMTQEIFYCQEALSLESGESFPEFQLSFTTQGQLNANKDNVIWVLHALTGDANPHEWWSGLIGEDKFFDPSKYFIVCANFLGSCYGSTQPLSNNPNNGKPYYYDFPNITTRDIASALDKLRIHLGLEKINTVIGGSLGGQVGLEWAVSLGEKLENAIIVASNAKASPWIIGFNETQRMAIESDSTWGKTQPEAGKKGLETARAIGMLSYRHPMTFLQNQSETEEKRDDFKISSYLRYQGLKLANRFNAMSYWILSKAMDSHDIGRGRGGTPVALSNIKCKVLSIGVDTDILFTSEESRYISKHVPKGTYREISSIYGHDAFLIEYEQLQYILKSFYLENNG from the coding sequence ATGAACCTTCAATCGCCGCATTTGACTATTGAAATGACGCAGGAGATTTTCTATTGCCAAGAAGCATTATCATTGGAATCCGGAGAATCATTTCCGGAATTCCAATTGAGCTTTACAACACAAGGCCAATTAAATGCAAATAAAGACAATGTCATATGGGTTCTGCATGCCTTAACTGGAGATGCCAACCCACATGAATGGTGGTCCGGATTAATTGGAGAGGACAAATTTTTTGACCCCTCCAAATATTTCATTGTTTGTGCAAATTTCCTTGGTTCTTGCTATGGCTCTACCCAACCCTTGAGCAATAACCCTAATAATGGGAAGCCCTATTACTATGACTTTCCCAATATAACAACGAGGGATATTGCTTCGGCATTGGATAAGTTGAGAATTCATCTGGGATTAGAAAAAATCAATACGGTTATTGGAGGTTCTTTAGGTGGTCAAGTTGGTTTAGAATGGGCTGTTTCTTTAGGGGAAAAGCTTGAAAATGCAATAATTGTAGCGTCCAATGCGAAGGCTTCCCCTTGGATTATTGGTTTCAATGAAACCCAAAGGATGGCGATCGAATCGGATAGCACTTGGGGAAAAACGCAGCCTGAAGCAGGCAAGAAAGGACTTGAAACTGCTAGAGCCATTGGCATGTTGAGTTATAGGCATCCCATGACTTTCCTTCAAAACCAAAGCGAAACAGAAGAAAAAAGAGACGACTTTAAAATAAGTAGTTACCTAAGGTATCAAGGACTAAAATTGGCCAATCGATTCAATGCAATGTCTTATTGGATTCTTTCCAAAGCCATGGACAGCCACGATATCGGGAGAGGAAGAGGCGGAACACCTGTAGCCTTATCTAATATAAAATGCAAAGTACTTTCAATTGGGGTCGATACCGACATCCTATTTACAAGTGAAGAATCAAGGTATATCAGCAAACATGTTCCAAAAGGAACCTACAGAGAAATATCCTCTATTTATGGGCATGATGCTTTCCTTATTGAATACGAACAGTTGCAATACATTTTAAAATCGTTTTATTTGGAGAACAACGGTTAA
- a CDS encoding VOC family protein, translated as MPYTRIKETCLYIDDLDIAERFYHHVLEMPLISKEDQRHVFFRCGDSVLLCFLPEVTKHDSNLPPHYAYGKQHIAFEVEHKDYSEIKKKLNDKGISITHQQDWKKNISSFYFEDPFGNVLEIVPTGMWE; from the coding sequence ATCCCATACACTAGGATAAAAGAAACATGCCTGTACATAGATGATTTGGATATAGCAGAAAGATTCTATCATCATGTTTTAGAAATGCCATTAATTTCTAAGGAGGATCAGAGGCATGTTTTTTTTAGATGTGGAGACAGTGTTTTGCTTTGCTTCTTACCTGAAGTAACCAAGCATGATAGCAATTTGCCTCCACATTATGCCTATGGAAAGCAGCACATAGCTTTTGAAGTGGAGCATAAAGATTATTCCGAGATTAAGAAAAAATTAAATGATAAAGGAATCTCCATCACTCACCAACAGGATTGGAAAAAGAATATCAGCAGTTTTTATTTTGAAGATCCTTTTGGAAATGTCCTAGAAATTGTCCCCACAGGTATGTGGGAATAA
- a CDS encoding glycerophosphodiester phosphodiesterase produces the protein MNFNNNQVIAHRGAWKTKPHPQNSLASLQEAFDLGCTGSEFDVWMTLDGILVVNHDADHHGMVIEETNYADLLKEPLSNGEKIPTVEEYLTYGMKQNKTKLIFEIKPSSISKERGIELAEKSVAAVKKLGAENWVDYITFGYEMGLKVISLDPDANVAYLMGDKTPQELKDNGFFGFDYNIKKVKENPQWIKEAHDLGLTVNVWTVNKEEDMKWLMDQNVEFISTDEPELLFSLINQ, from the coding sequence ATGAATTTTAATAATAACCAAGTAATCGCCCATAGAGGGGCTTGGAAAACCAAACCTCATCCCCAAAATTCTTTGGCCTCATTGCAAGAAGCTTTTGACTTGGGTTGCACAGGATCAGAGTTCGATGTTTGGATGACATTAGATGGCATCCTTGTAGTCAATCATGATGCTGATCATCATGGAATGGTCATTGAAGAAACCAATTATGCAGACCTACTCAAAGAGCCCTTGTCAAATGGGGAGAAAATACCTACTGTAGAAGAATATTTAACTTATGGAATGAAACAAAATAAGACTAAACTTATTTTTGAAATAAAGCCTTCAAGTATATCCAAGGAAAGAGGAATCGAACTTGCAGAGAAATCTGTAGCTGCCGTGAAAAAACTAGGTGCCGAAAATTGGGTAGATTATATCACTTTTGGTTATGAAATGGGACTTAAAGTAATTTCTTTAGACCCGGACGCTAATGTTGCCTACCTAATGGGCGACAAAACACCCCAAGAATTAAAAGACAATGGTTTTTTTGGCTTTGATTACAATATCAAAAAAGTGAAAGAAAATCCTCAATGGATCAAGGAGGCTCATGACCTGGGTTTAACTGTTAATGTTTGGACAGTTAATAAAGAAGAGGATATGAAATGGTTAATGGATCAAAATGTAGAATTCATCTCTACTGACGAACCAGAATTATTATTTTCACTTATCAATCAATAG
- a CDS encoding alkaline phosphatase family protein — MKSISRIGCVFFLFTIAAFIAISCNEPPKSTKKVNHIILIGLDAFGTRGFQKASTPYMNNMTENGAMAPFSRCLLPTNSSPNWTAMLTGVGPLQHGVYDNDWERDKIKWPPVLTTKEAVYPSLINWVKEQIPSSKVHFFYEWEGLARLFDLSEVDKIYHGKKGDIVFEKAVDAFFEEKPDFLFLNIDEIDHHGHHDGHDSKAYFNAITHYDSLIGNFTQRLEEEGLLNETLIMITGDHGGINKGHGGTTLNELEIPIILYGAGVKKGLIIDKPCYIYDVPVTLAYALGITPPLAGIGRPILEAFDTNSISAPYVPMPLVSPVSGLFPQSPLSVEINVDDAEAEIFYSLDGSIPSKESGIPYDKPIQILKNSIVTAVTYKNGAYSRAEVNHYRIGNGKDGKISWEYFEGNFTKIPDFTRLKVLKSGKSKELSLTHIPHRPDHFAIRFKCTLDLPVSGTYRFYTQSDDGSKILIDNKVLVDNDGSHSSTSKSNPIELQKGLHSMEVWYFEDNAGEELEIYIEGPNISKQIITDEFIQ, encoded by the coding sequence ATGAAATCGATCAGTAGAATAGGTTGTGTTTTTTTCTTGTTTACAATTGCTGCATTTATAGCCATTTCCTGTAATGAACCTCCAAAGTCTACTAAGAAAGTTAATCATATTATCTTAATAGGATTAGATGCTTTTGGAACGAGAGGCTTTCAAAAAGCCTCCACTCCCTATATGAATAATATGACAGAAAACGGAGCCATGGCTCCGTTTTCTCGTTGTTTGCTCCCAACAAACAGTTCTCCAAACTGGACGGCAATGCTTACAGGAGTAGGGCCTTTGCAACATGGCGTTTATGACAACGATTGGGAAAGAGATAAAATAAAGTGGCCTCCTGTATTAACTACGAAAGAAGCTGTTTACCCAAGTTTAATTAACTGGGTAAAGGAACAAATTCCATCTTCCAAGGTTCATTTTTTTTATGAATGGGAAGGCTTGGCAAGATTATTTGACCTCAGTGAGGTCGACAAAATTTACCATGGAAAAAAAGGAGATATTGTTTTTGAAAAAGCAGTAGATGCTTTTTTTGAAGAGAAACCGGATTTTCTATTTCTAAACATCGATGAAATTGACCATCATGGGCACCACGATGGCCATGATTCCAAAGCTTATTTCAATGCCATCACGCATTATGATAGTCTAATTGGAAATTTCACCCAAAGACTTGAAGAGGAAGGGCTTTTAAATGAAACTTTAATTATGATAACGGGTGACCACGGAGGTATCAATAAAGGACATGGAGGCACCACTTTAAATGAATTAGAAATACCTATAATCCTTTATGGGGCCGGGGTAAAAAAAGGGTTAATCATCGACAAGCCATGCTATATTTATGACGTTCCGGTTACCTTAGCCTATGCTCTAGGCATTACTCCTCCCCTCGCAGGGATTGGTAGACCCATTCTTGAGGCTTTTGACACCAATAGTATCTCTGCTCCATATGTTCCAATGCCTTTGGTTTCTCCGGTTTCCGGTTTGTTTCCACAATCCCCTCTTTCGGTAGAAATAAATGTAGATGATGCTGAAGCCGAAATATTTTATTCTTTAGACGGATCCATACCTAGCAAAGAATCAGGAATACCCTATGACAAGCCCATTCAAATTTTGAAAAACTCTATTGTAACTGCCGTAACCTATAAAAATGGAGCTTATAGCCGTGCAGAAGTGAACCATTATCGTATAGGGAACGGTAAAGACGGTAAAATTTCTTGGGAATACTTTGAAGGGAATTTTACTAAAATTCCAGATTTCACACGTTTGAAAGTTTTAAAATCGGGGAAAAGTAAAGAATTGAGTCTAACACATATCCCTCATCGACCAGATCATTTTGCGATTAGGTTTAAATGTACTTTGGATCTTCCTGTTTCAGGTACCTATAGATTTTATACCCAATCAGATGATGGAAGTAAAATCTTAATAGATAATAAGGTCCTCGTGGACAACGATGGCTCTCATTCAAGTACCTCAAAAAGCAACCCTATTGAATTGCAAAAAGGCCTACATTCTATGGAGGTTTGGTACTTTGAAGACAATGCCGGTGAAGAACTTGAAATATATATCGAAGGACCAAATATTTCCAAACAAATCATTACGGATGAGTTTATCCAATGA
- the alr gene encoding alanine racemase has product MVKHSSRIELNQVAYKGNINFIRKKIGDKPILSSVVKANAYGHGIEAFVPMAERCGINHFCVASSFEAEQVMSVCKAESQVLIMGIIYEEDLGWAISNGISFFVYNFNRLAKVLEEARKVGKRALVHLEVETGANRTGMHAQEFPKALAFLKQHAEWLKFEGLCTHFGGAESVSNQFKIDQQHKRYKAFLKTCKEKKVLPEIRHIACSAAALAMKDTVYDMVRIGVAQYGFWPSPDIYYAHLHQTNKSSDSTMKRVFNWKTDIMDIRTVDQGEFIGYGTAFQATQNMKIAVLPLGYSNGYPRALSNRGQVLIHGKKAPIVGLINMNLFMVDITHIKNVEVGDEVVLIGRQKNNVINVSSFTNATQLLNNEMLSRLPAAIPRSVIK; this is encoded by the coding sequence ATGGTAAAACATTCCTCAAGAATAGAATTAAATCAAGTTGCCTATAAAGGCAATATCAATTTTATCAGAAAGAAGATTGGAGACAAGCCCATTCTCTCATCAGTGGTTAAAGCCAATGCTTATGGACATGGGATTGAAGCATTCGTCCCTATGGCTGAAAGATGTGGAATCAATCATTTTTGTGTTGCTTCTTCCTTTGAGGCGGAACAAGTTATGAGTGTATGCAAAGCAGAAAGTCAGGTACTGATCATGGGAATTATCTATGAAGAAGATTTGGGGTGGGCCATATCTAATGGGATTTCTTTTTTCGTTTATAATTTTAATCGACTTGCTAAAGTTTTGGAGGAAGCCAGAAAGGTGGGTAAGCGTGCTTTAGTACATTTGGAAGTAGAAACCGGTGCCAACCGAACAGGGATGCATGCCCAAGAATTCCCAAAGGCCCTGGCTTTTTTAAAACAGCATGCTGAATGGTTAAAATTTGAAGGACTATGTACCCATTTTGGTGGTGCCGAAAGTGTCTCCAATCAATTTAAAATTGACCAGCAACACAAGAGATACAAAGCGTTTTTAAAAACATGTAAAGAGAAAAAAGTACTGCCTGAAATTCGACATATCGCCTGCTCAGCTGCTGCCTTGGCCATGAAGGATACGGTTTATGATATGGTACGGATTGGAGTGGCTCAATATGGGTTTTGGCCTAGCCCTGATATTTATTATGCTCACCTGCACCAAACCAATAAAAGCTCAGACTCTACAATGAAAAGAGTTTTTAACTGGAAAACAGATATCATGGATATAAGAACAGTTGATCAAGGTGAATTTATTGGTTATGGTACTGCCTTTCAGGCAACTCAAAATATGAAGATTGCTGTACTTCCATTGGGATATTCCAATGGGTATCCCAGGGCACTATCCAATAGGGGGCAAGTACTGATTCATGGGAAAAAAGCTCCAATTGTAGGCCTAATTAACATGAATTTATTTATGGTAGACATCACGCATATTAAGAATGTGGAAGTAGGGGATGAAGTGGTTTTGATAGGAAGACAAAAAAACAATGTAATCAATGTTTCAAGTTTCACCAATGCCACACAGCTTTTAAACAATGAAATGTTAAGTCGCCTTCCTGCTGCTATTCCCCGATCAGTTATCAAATAG